From the genome of Thermogutta terrifontis, one region includes:
- a CDS encoding tetratricopeptide repeat protein, with protein sequence MRACRLVCWTPLVAAIFFAIVSRTTPVKAEPVNAPPVSSPTASQPSPSSAEQSSELARARENLPELWKTLKKDIQDAVEFNQETFTENGWTLKGKKYLSPEEKETFEKNIKSALQRGEGNVAQHLPKVAEPDYQVKIEVNPREILENGLRQDGLLEAIPLADIDETKKRLLFRTDKPLLEGEKAKIISQLETMSKNLGFTGFIVDLSTPALPQAPSSPPDQPASPSPMPQKSDSVAKKLPETSPPATFDQAQPESHVWEQNLAGPLTLAPVGEYYEVGHRCLLGRLFCCFGRHQYVLSSSDWCASSVYVRESDPVGPASANPRPTSVPDSFWNNEQLVARLIAAFVPHGPEAEALSGNHRTKTILQVSYESVNTPANGPSEGIILPQLSSELFGRGTHLFWQGNYAEALELFEMGLQVNSEDARLWYFKGFSELALNRMDDAERSITTAIVLHEKSANPREIAMALERVQGRFRAVIEKLRPRAALALRTTRPRGPQPMSPQPLASDSRQIR encoded by the coding sequence ATGAGGGCGTGCCGCTTAGTGTGCTGGACACCACTTGTCGCAGCTATCTTCTTCGCAATCGTCAGCCGGACCACTCCGGTCAAAGCGGAGCCAGTAAATGCTCCTCCGGTTTCATCTCCGACGGCGTCACAACCGTCTCCCTCGTCTGCTGAGCAGTCGAGTGAGCTAGCAAGGGCGCGTGAAAACCTTCCCGAGTTGTGGAAAACCCTGAAGAAAGACATTCAGGATGCAGTTGAATTCAACCAAGAGACATTTACCGAAAACGGGTGGACGCTCAAAGGAAAGAAGTATCTTTCTCCCGAAGAAAAGGAAACTTTCGAAAAGAATATAAAAAGTGCACTGCAACGGGGCGAGGGCAACGTCGCGCAGCACCTACCCAAAGTTGCCGAACCCGATTACCAAGTGAAAATCGAGGTCAACCCCAGAGAAATCTTGGAGAATGGATTGCGTCAAGACGGGTTACTGGAAGCAATACCCCTCGCTGATATCGATGAAACGAAGAAGCGGTTGCTGTTCCGGACAGACAAGCCTTTGTTGGAAGGGGAAAAAGCTAAGATTATAAGCCAGTTGGAAACAATGTCCAAGAACTTGGGATTTACTGGCTTTATTGTCGACCTGAGCACGCCAGCGCTGCCACAAGCCCCCTCGTCCCCACCGGATCAGCCAGCTTCACCTTCACCCATGCCTCAGAAAAGTGATTCTGTAGCTAAAAAGCTGCCAGAAACGTCCCCCCCTGCCACCTTTGATCAAGCGCAACCTGAAAGTCACGTCTGGGAGCAAAATTTGGCGGGGCCACTCACTCTAGCACCGGTTGGCGAGTATTATGAGGTTGGTCATCGGTGTCTCTTAGGTCGCCTTTTCTGCTGCTTCGGCAGGCATCAGTATGTCTTGTCCAGCTCTGATTGGTGTGCGAGTTCAGTTTATGTACGGGAGTCTGATCCTGTCGGACCCGCTTCCGCAAACCCCAGACCCACAAGTGTGCCCGACAGCTTTTGGAATAACGAGCAATTAGTTGCGCGTCTGATTGCCGCGTTTGTCCCTCACGGCCCTGAAGCCGAAGCATTGAGTGGAAATCACCGGACAAAGACGATCCTGCAAGTCTCCTATGAGTCTGTCAACACTCCCGCCAACGGCCCGTCGGAAGGAATTATTTTGCCGCAGTTGTCGAGCGAATTGTTCGGCCGTGGCACACATCTATTCTGGCAAGGGAACTATGCGGAAGCTTTGGAGCTTTTTGAAATGGGTTTGCAGGTCAACTCTGAGGACGCGCGCCTGTGGTATTTCAAGGGCTTTTCAGAACTGGCGCTCAACAGAATGGACGATGCAGAGCGCTCAATTACTACGGCGATTGTGCTGCATGAAAAGTCCGCGAACCCGCGAGAGATTGCGATGGCGTTGGAAAGGGTTCAGGGCAGGTTCCGCGCTGTGATCGAGAAACTTCGTCCAAGGGCAGCGCTAGCATTACGGACAACCCGGCCTAGGGGCCCCCAGCCAATGAGCCCGCAGCCACTTGCGAGTGATTCCAGGCAAATTCGATAG
- a CDS encoding carboxypeptidase-like regulatory domain-containing protein: MTCGSWPRTTGIRGILALAILLCLAVGQAQAGNPESQQATGNRPRIPDIRLVGRNTLQGTVVSPQGAPLANVLLTLYRPDSPKALTHARSDRQGRFQIVGITPGIYHLRVEPDSLATVRVWDATTAPPSARDQLLVVVGTQTIRGQRQVDELLTIDDKLVVGGMVAAAIAIPIAIANSDKDVTPISP; the protein is encoded by the coding sequence ATGACGTGCGGAAGTTGGCCTCGTACCACCGGAATTCGCGGTATCCTCGCGTTGGCAATCCTCTTATGCCTGGCGGTCGGTCAGGCCCAGGCGGGCAACCCCGAATCGCAGCAGGCCACGGGCAACCGGCCTCGTATCCCCGACATTCGCCTGGTTGGCCGAAATACCCTCCAGGGCACGGTTGTTTCTCCCCAGGGAGCCCCACTCGCGAACGTCTTGTTGACCCTCTATCGGCCTGATTCCCCCAAAGCCCTGACCCACGCGAGGAGCGACCGCCAGGGCCGGTTTCAAATCGTGGGCATCACTCCGGGAATCTATCACCTCCGCGTGGAGCCCGACAGCTTGGCTACCGTGCGCGTCTGGGATGCTACAACGGCCCCGCCCTCTGCCCGCGATCAACTCCTCGTGGTGGTGGGCACTCAGACGATTCGTGGCCAGCGGCAGGTCGATGAACTGCTGACAATCGATGACAAACTGGTCGTGGGAGGAATGGTCGCCGCTGCTATCGCCATCCCCATCGCCATCGCCAATTCGGATAAAGACGTGACCCCCATCAGCCCCTGA